In Nostoc sp. CENA543, a single genomic region encodes these proteins:
- a CDS encoding DUF1822 family protein, whose product MTNNTFKLEDFAITLPISQAARITAQQFANQQPTSAKAEQVRLNTLAVWVVNDYLQMMDIPTNLTASDSWNPIMQLCTDVADLEVSSVGRLECRPVLASSQFCSIPPETWEDRVGYVVVQVDDAEKEAQILGFVKNVSTETLALSQLQPIETLIDRLAQLQTSPVDTLVNLSQWFVGQIESGWQTVESLLNSLDARPALAFRSPVSTPEATQEQAENVTRRAKLIDLGIKIDNQPVMLIVEISPADNQKTSVRLQLHATGNQMYLPAGVQLKVLDNSGAVFLDAQARSADNYIQLQFRGDLQEEFSIQVSLGDMSITENFVI is encoded by the coding sequence ATGACTAACAACACCTTCAAGCTAGAGGATTTCGCAATTACGCTGCCGATTTCCCAAGCAGCTCGTATAACTGCCCAACAGTTTGCTAACCAACAGCCTACTTCAGCCAAAGCAGAACAAGTCAGGCTCAATACTTTAGCTGTATGGGTAGTGAATGATTATTTACAAATGATGGATATTCCTACTAACCTCACAGCTAGCGACAGTTGGAACCCCATCATGCAGTTATGTACAGATGTGGCTGATTTGGAGGTGTCTTCAGTTGGTCGTCTGGAATGTCGTCCTGTGCTGGCTTCTAGTCAATTCTGCTCGATTCCCCCTGAAACTTGGGAAGACAGAGTGGGTTATGTGGTGGTACAAGTGGATGATGCGGAAAAAGAAGCACAAATACTTGGTTTTGTCAAGAATGTTTCCACCGAGACCTTAGCTTTAAGTCAACTACAACCAATAGAAACATTAATCGATCGCCTGGCGCAATTGCAAACTTCTCCGGTGGATACCTTGGTTAATCTCAGCCAGTGGTTTGTCGGTCAAATTGAGTCTGGTTGGCAAACAGTAGAATCTTTATTAAATTCCTTAGACGCAAGACCAGCTTTGGCTTTTCGTAGCCCTGTCAGCACACCAGAAGCTACACAAGAACAGGCAGAAAATGTCACCAGAAGAGCAAAACTGATTGATTTGGGCATCAAAATCGATAATCAACCAGTGATGTTGATTGTGGAAATTTCCCCAGCAGATAACCAAAAAACTAGTGTTCGTCTGCAACTCCACGCCACCGGTAATCAAATGTACCTGCCTGCTGGAGTGCAATTGAAGGTATTAGATAATTCTGGGGCAGTATTTTTAGACGCTCAAGCTAGAAGTGCTGATAATTACATTCAGTTACAGTTTCGAGGTGATCTTCAAGAGGAATTTAGTATTCAGGTATCATTGGGTGATATGAGTATTACGGAAAACTTCGTGATCTAG
- a CDS encoding CHAT domain-containing protein yields MNKLFRVFDRYFPFKKPKIKINLFIYFLVALMLTVNLPVLALNHTIASPSLVKLAKSQNDLLIDQGKTLYDAGRFAEAVQVLQQAAQAYKQQGDRLKLAATLSNLSLAYQQLGDWQAAQTAIKNSLELLPAEKNQQTLQILAQTLDIQGRLQLATGKIETALATWQQTAEIYQKINYPIGEVRSQINQAQAWRNQGFYRRAVQILLAVNQKLQAQPDSREKAVGLRSLGDALMVIGDLTQSRTVLEQSLTIAQRLQLPGEVGVSLLSLGNNARADSSRSKSLGNSIRAKQEAATAINYYQQIEPSASPLTQIQARLNQLSLLIDTQQLSEAQNLLTSIPPQLNQLPPSRAAIYAQINYAQSLMKLARGQRKDRGQVEEERGQGVEGRGQGVEGRGQGDQFNPIPSPQSPVPNSQSPVPNPQQMAQFLANTIQQARTLGDKQAEAYGLLSLGNLYENNQQWTEAQNVTQQGLVLAQSSNASDISYRLEWQLGRLLWAQNNINGAIAAYDAAVETLKSLRNDLVAVNQDVQFNFRDSVEPVYRQSVELLLQSPVAKLDDKTLDKARRRIEALQLAELDNFFQEACLQGESVLIDQVVDQDNPSTAILYPIILPQQLQVIVKIPHQPLQHYSAKVSQSEVNQVLTELRKNLINPTTTNVIKTQSQQVYNWLLQPIEKQLAASGVKTLVFVLDGALRNIPMAVLYDGKQYLIEKYAIALSVGLQLLDPQPLQRQQLRALTAGLTQPPAGFPNFAPLPAIKSEVDLIASAGVSTTSLLDQQFTREALEKEVNTVSFNVVHLATHGQFSSIAEETFILANDGPIKVKEFDNLLRNQEQTRTRPIELLVLSACQTAVGDNRAALGLAGAAVRAGARSTVASLWQIDDESTALFVGEFYRELRNNKITKAEALQLAQLKLLRHPNYQAPSFWSAYVLIGNWL; encoded by the coding sequence ATGAATAAACTTTTTCGGGTTTTTGATCGTTATTTCCCATTCAAAAAGCCAAAAATCAAAATCAATCTATTCATTTACTTTCTTGTGGCGTTGATGTTGACAGTCAATTTACCAGTGTTGGCTCTCAATCACACTATTGCTTCCCCATCTTTGGTAAAGTTAGCCAAATCCCAGAATGATTTATTGATAGATCAAGGGAAAACTTTATATGATGCGGGGCGTTTCGCTGAGGCAGTGCAAGTATTACAACAGGCAGCCCAGGCGTATAAGCAACAAGGAGACAGGCTGAAATTAGCTGCTACATTGAGTAACTTGTCCCTAGCTTATCAACAACTTGGTGACTGGCAAGCCGCACAAACAGCAATCAAAAATAGTCTGGAATTACTTCCCGCCGAAAAGAACCAGCAAACTCTGCAAATCCTCGCCCAAACCCTAGATATTCAAGGACGTTTACAATTAGCAACAGGCAAGATAGAGACAGCTTTAGCAACTTGGCAACAAACCGCAGAGATTTATCAAAAAATCAATTACCCCATTGGCGAAGTGCGATCGCAGATTAACCAAGCTCAAGCTTGGCGTAACCAAGGCTTTTATCGGCGTGCAGTACAGATTTTGTTAGCAGTTAACCAAAAATTGCAAGCACAACCAGATTCGAGAGAAAAAGCTGTAGGATTGCGATCGCTGGGTGATGCTCTGATGGTAATTGGTGATTTGACCCAATCGCGTACTGTTTTAGAGCAAAGTTTAACCATTGCCCAACGCCTGCAATTACCTGGAGAAGTGGGAGTAAGTTTATTAAGTTTAGGCAACAACGCACGGGCTGATAGTTCCCGTTCTAAAAGCTTAGGTAACAGCATACGAGCCAAACAGGAAGCCGCCACCGCTATTAACTATTATCAACAAATTGAGCCATCTGCCTCACCCCTCACCCAAATTCAAGCCCGACTCAATCAACTTAGTTTGCTGATAGACACTCAACAACTATCAGAAGCACAAAATCTGCTCACCTCAATTCCCCCCCAACTCAACCAACTCCCCCCCAGTCGTGCAGCCATCTATGCCCAGATTAACTATGCTCAAAGTTTGATGAAATTAGCTAGGGGGCAGAGAAAGGACAGGGGGCAGGTAGAAGAGGAGAGGGGGCAGGGTGTAGAGGGCAGGGGGCAGGGTGTAGAGGGCAGGGGGCAGGGGGATCAATTTAACCCAATCCCCAGTCCCCAATCCCCAGTCCCCAATTCCCAATCCCCAGTCCCCAATCCCCAACAAATGGCCCAATTCTTAGCCAATACCATCCAACAAGCCCGCACTTTGGGAGATAAACAAGCTGAAGCTTATGGGTTGTTAAGCTTGGGAAATTTGTATGAGAACAATCAACAATGGACAGAAGCACAAAATGTCACCCAACAGGGATTAGTTTTGGCACAGAGTAGTAATGCTTCTGATATTAGTTATCGCTTAGAGTGGCAGTTAGGGAGATTGCTGTGGGCGCAAAATAATATTAATGGAGCGATCGCAGCTTATGATGCGGCTGTAGAAACATTAAAATCTCTCAGAAATGACTTAGTAGCTGTTAACCAAGATGTGCAGTTTAACTTTCGCGACAGTGTAGAACCCGTCTATCGCCAATCAGTAGAGTTATTGTTACAGTCTCCGGTGGCAAAGTTAGATGACAAGACTTTAGATAAAGCCCGTCGACGCATTGAAGCTTTGCAATTAGCAGAATTAGATAACTTCTTTCAGGAAGCCTGTCTTCAAGGTGAAAGTGTGCTGATTGATCAAGTCGTAGATCAAGATAACCCCTCCACCGCCATTCTGTATCCCATCATTTTGCCGCAACAATTACAAGTTATTGTCAAAATACCTCATCAACCACTCCAGCATTACAGTGCTAAGGTCTCTCAATCAGAAGTCAACCAAGTTCTCACAGAACTCAGGAAAAATCTGATTAATCCCACCACTACTAACGTTATCAAAACCCAATCGCAACAGGTTTATAACTGGCTACTCCAACCCATAGAAAAGCAATTAGCCGCCAGTGGTGTCAAGACATTGGTGTTTGTCTTAGATGGTGCGTTGCGTAACATACCGATGGCGGTTCTTTACGATGGTAAGCAATATTTAATCGAAAAATATGCGATCGCCCTTAGCGTCGGGTTACAGCTGCTCGACCCCCAACCCCTGCAAAGACAACAACTTAGAGCCTTAACTGCTGGATTAACTCAGCCCCCAGCCGGGTTTCCTAACTTTGCCCCCCTACCCGCCATCAAATCAGAAGTAGACCTAATTGCCAGTGCTGGAGTCTCCACCACCAGTCTTTTAGATCAGCAATTTACCCGTGAAGCCCTAGAAAAAGAGGTAAATACCGTTTCATTTAACGTTGTGCATTTAGCCACTCATGGTCAATTTAGTTCTATTGCCGAAGAAACGTTTATTCTAGCTAACGATGGCCCTATCAAAGTCAAAGAATTTGATAACCTACTCCGCAATCAAGAACAAACCAGGACAAGACCCATAGAACTACTAGTTTTAAGTGCCTGCCAAACTGCCGTAGGCGACAATCGCGCCGCCCTGGGACTAGCAGGAGCAGCAGTCAGAGCCGGCGCACGTAGTACCGTAGCCTCTCTATGGCAAATTGATGATGAATCAACCGCCTTATTTGTCGGTGAATTTTATCGGGAACTCAGAAACAACAAAATTACTAAAGCCGAGGCTTTGCAACTAGCTCAACTCAAACTACTACGCCATCCCAATTACCAAGCACCCAGCTTTTGGTCTGCTTACGTGTTAATCGGCAATTGGTTGTAA
- a CDS encoding precorrin-8X methylmutase: MEWHVTDAQSLAIIDSEIGDHVFSPAEYEIVRRVIYATADFEYKSLIRFSERALQAGAAALAARTTIVVDVPMVQTGITYEIQNTFANPVYCSTDTSTRPQTAKTRAAWGIETLAKRYPEGIFIVGQAQTALTTLVDLIEAEEIHPALLIATPVVFVDGDNAKKRLQDSLVPNITIDSCKGNTVVAAAIADGLIDLAWQAYGQKRSEIF, encoded by the coding sequence ATGGAATGGCACGTAACTGATGCTCAAAGTTTAGCAATCATCGATAGTGAAATTGGTGATCATGTTTTCTCTCCCGCAGAATATGAGATTGTGCGGCGGGTGATTTACGCTACGGCTGACTTTGAGTATAAGTCTTTAATTAGATTTTCGGAACGTGCTTTGCAGGCTGGAGCAGCAGCATTGGCTGCACGTACTACTATTGTGGTAGATGTGCCGATGGTGCAAACAGGTATTACTTACGAAATCCAAAATACCTTTGCTAATCCAGTTTATTGCAGCACTGACACTTCAACTCGTCCCCAAACGGCAAAAACTCGCGCTGCTTGGGGGATAGAAACCTTAGCTAAACGTTACCCAGAAGGCATATTTATTGTTGGTCAAGCGCAAACTGCATTGACGACCTTAGTAGATCTAATTGAAGCCGAAGAGATTCACCCGGCTTTGCTAATTGCTACACCTGTGGTGTTTGTTGACGGAGATAACGCTAAAAAGCGTTTGCAAGATTCTTTAGTTCCCAATATTACTATTGATAGTTGTAAAGGTAATACAGTTGTGGCGGCGGCGATCGCCGATGGGCTGATAGACTTAGCATGGCAAGCCTATGGACAGAAGAGATCAGAAATCTTTTGA
- a CDS encoding TPM domain-containing protein, with the protein MQSCFWRKILVSITVFFLAGSLWVSNSSSALAYDNPELLPNYFTPVVDLAKSLPDPQEEKLVKEIEEFEADTGWKLRVLTQYDRTPGRAVINYWGLDDKSILLVADSRGGNILSFSVGDAVYELLPRTFWIELQTRFGNLYFVREQGEDQAILQALDSVKGCLLKGGCTVVPGLPREQWILTLVTSVIGGIICGFAAQPRTEGQVFAWQWALIFSPLWGILFIAFGIGPVVTRTSDWLPLVRNISGFLIGALVAFLSPVFSRPSVESQE; encoded by the coding sequence ATGCAGTCTTGTTTTTGGCGAAAAATTTTAGTATCTATTACTGTATTTTTCTTGGCTGGGTCTCTTTGGGTGAGCAATTCTTCTTCAGCCTTGGCTTATGACAACCCAGAATTGTTACCTAACTATTTCACACCAGTTGTGGATTTAGCTAAATCGCTTCCTGATCCCCAAGAAGAAAAGCTGGTTAAGGAAATTGAGGAATTTGAGGCTGATACTGGCTGGAAATTGCGTGTATTAACTCAATATGACCGCACACCTGGTAGAGCAGTCATCAATTACTGGGGTTTGGATGATAAAAGCATTCTGTTAGTTGCTGACTCCCGTGGTGGAAACATCCTCAGTTTTAGTGTGGGTGATGCGGTGTATGAACTTTTACCCCGTACTTTCTGGATAGAATTGCAAACCCGCTTTGGTAACTTATATTTTGTGCGGGAACAAGGAGAAGACCAAGCGATTTTACAGGCGTTAGATTCTGTAAAAGGCTGTTTACTCAAGGGTGGTTGTACAGTTGTACCTGGATTACCTAGAGAACAGTGGATTTTAACCTTAGTAACTTCGGTAATTGGTGGGATTATTTGCGGATTTGCGGCTCAACCCCGCACAGAAGGACAAGTTTTTGCTTGGCAGTGGGCATTAATTTTCTCTCCTTTGTGGGGAATTTTGTTTATCGCCTTCGGTATCGGCCCTGTAGTCACACGTACTAGTGATTGGTTGCCTCTAGTGAGAAACATCTCCGGTTTTCTGATTGGGGCGTTGGTAGCTTTCTTATCACCTGTTTTCAGTCGTCCATCTGTTGAAAGTCAGGAATAG
- a CDS encoding DUF948 domain-containing protein, whose protein sequence is MAHPLFWLGLSILLVAISLTAVLVAAIPALQELARAARSAEKLFDMLSRELPPTLEAIRATGMEITDLTDDVSEGVKSASQVVKQVDQSLDTAKRQAQNLQLGTRSILVGVKTAWKTFTRQKNTKRTVERLSITEQSTLTLRGETLKPENRRTKAEAYRVHENYNGVSYHQDDFEEEEY, encoded by the coding sequence GTGGCTCATCCCCTATTTTGGTTGGGACTTTCTATTCTTCTAGTAGCCATCAGCCTGACGGCTGTTTTAGTGGCAGCAATACCTGCTTTGCAAGAATTAGCAAGAGCAGCCCGCAGTGCCGAAAAATTATTTGATATGCTATCGCGGGAACTACCCCCCACCTTAGAAGCCATTCGGGCGACAGGGATGGAAATCACAGATTTAACTGATGATGTGAGTGAAGGCGTAAAAAGTGCCAGTCAAGTCGTTAAACAAGTTGACCAAAGCCTAGATACTGCCAAAAGACAAGCCCAAAATCTCCAATTAGGTACACGTAGTATTTTGGTTGGTGTCAAGACAGCTTGGAAAACCTTCACACGCCAAAAAAACACCAAACGCACAGTCGAACGCCTATCAATCACCGAGCAATCTACCCTCACACTCAGAGGAGAAACACTCAAGCCAGAAAATCGCCGCACCAAAGCAGAAGCCTACCGCGTTCATGAGAACTATAACGGTGTTTCTTATCATCAGGATGATTTTGAGGAAGAGGAATATTAG
- a CDS encoding YtxH domain-containing protein: MSNNRSGVFIGGLMLGATIGALAGLLVAPRTGRETRKLLKKSADAIPELAEDLSTSVQIQADRLSANALRNWDETLERLRESIAAGLDASQRESQILKRQQASPDSDSLPQELERS, translated from the coding sequence ATGTCTAATAACCGTTCTGGAGTATTTATTGGTGGTTTGATGCTAGGGGCTACTATTGGTGCTTTAGCAGGATTGTTAGTAGCTCCCCGCACCGGACGCGAAACTCGTAAACTTTTGAAAAAATCTGCTGATGCAATTCCTGAATTGGCAGAGGATTTATCAACAAGTGTACAAATTCAAGCAGATCGCCTTTCTGCCAACGCTTTGCGAAATTGGGACGAAACACTAGAAAGACTGCGGGAGTCCATAGCAGCCGGCTTGGATGCTAGTCAGCGTGAAAGCCAAATCTTAAAACGTCAGCAAGCTTCCCCAGACTCCGACTCTCTTCCCCAAGAATTAGAACGCTCATAA
- a CDS encoding S-layer family protein, giving the protein MKLLYHVGIAVLFATSNCLFSSITLAEAIATDKTLSTDVTSNDGINFTISGGSQVGSNLFHSFSQFSVPKNGSANFNHSADIQNIISRVTGNLPSTIDGKIQANSHANLFLINPNGIIFGRHAQLEIGGSFFATTANSLKFADGTEFYASPSQISPLLSVSVPIGLQYGNRPAAIQSQAVQLTVQPNYTLALIGGEVNINGGQLQAENGRIELVGAGAGSVVGLQLTQNQSQLSLPSHYARADVFISNQAQLTTNGDGGGSIQLTGKQITIEDSRISAETTGSISGANITLNASDKVIVTSSSTEQTFINGLFAENAGSGDSAGITINTRKLQVNGEARISTATFSDSTGTGGDLTINASDAVKLNGVDSLDYSLFTGISTDTHGSGIGGNLTINTGKLIVESGAQISAATFSEAQGGNLTINAAESVELLGVSTSDYLASGLYTAVQESASGQAGNLTVNTQKLFIRDGAQIFAGTSAQGNSGDITINASSSINVSGISPIFQFAGGIFSSTNLDSKGNSGNITINTQKLTVQDGAIIAVETLGLGKGGLLTINSSDSIELLGQGALITYGENAANPTPSFSTISAGIFNKDNPNDAGSVEINTNKLLILGGSRLRVDNAGRGKGGNLLVRANSILLDNGGNPDQDAGGILATTKSGEGGDITLQARDILLLRNGSRITTDAKDGSGNGGNIIINTNILVAAENSDITANAIQGRGGNIEITAKGIFNIEFRPELTLKSDITASSQFGLSGNVEVNTLAADPSKGIVELPVQPNDASVLIKQGCGAKNPEKFSRFVVTGRSGLPQNPEVALGSDTILEDVQTVPIHSSSDRTSSTIVSQSPAPNYPNEIIEAQGLVVTPQGNILLTTQTPVTTSHGSVFTPVTCPAL; this is encoded by the coding sequence ATGAAACTTCTCTATCATGTTGGCATCGCTGTATTATTTGCCACATCTAATTGTTTATTTAGCAGCATTACTTTGGCTGAAGCGATCGCCACAGATAAGACTCTATCTACAGATGTTACCTCGAATGATGGGATTAATTTCACTATTTCAGGTGGTAGTCAAGTAGGTAGTAATCTTTTTCATAGCTTTAGCCAATTTTCTGTGCCTAAAAACGGCTCGGCAAATTTTAATCATAGTGCCGATATTCAAAATATTATTAGTCGAGTTACTGGTAACTTACCTTCTACTATTGATGGTAAAATTCAGGCTAATTCTCATGCCAATCTCTTTTTAATTAATCCCAATGGCATTATTTTTGGCCGCCATGCTCAATTAGAAATCGGTGGTTCTTTTTTTGCTACTACTGCTAACAGTTTGAAATTTGCTGATGGTACAGAGTTTTATGCTTCTCCCTCTCAAATTTCGCCTCTATTGAGTGTTAGTGTTCCCATTGGTTTACAGTATGGTAATCGCCCTGCCGCTATTCAATCGCAGGCAGTTCAATTGACTGTACAACCAAATTACACATTGGCATTAATTGGTGGTGAAGTTAATATCAATGGTGGTCAATTACAGGCGGAAAATGGGCGAATTGAACTAGTGGGAGCAGGTGCTGGTAGTGTAGTGGGATTACAACTAACACAGAACCAATCTCAACTCAGTTTACCTAGCCATTATGCAAGAGCAGATGTTTTCATTAGTAATCAAGCTCAACTAACTACCAATGGGGATGGGGGCGGTAGTATTCAACTTACGGGCAAGCAGATCACTATTGAAGATTCTCGCATTAGTGCGGAAACAACTGGGTCTATTTCTGGAGCTAATATTACTTTAAACGCATCAGACAAGGTAATAGTTACAAGTAGTAGCACTGAGCAAACTTTTATCAATGGGTTATTTGCTGAAAATGCTGGTAGTGGTGATAGTGCAGGAATCACTATTAATACTAGAAAACTGCAAGTTAATGGAGAAGCGCGCATCTCCACTGCAACTTTTTCTGACTCCACAGGAACAGGAGGAGATTTAACTATTAATGCTAGTGATGCAGTGAAATTAAACGGTGTTGATTCACTAGATTATTCTCTGTTTACAGGGATATCAACAGATACCCACGGTAGCGGAATCGGGGGAAATTTAACTATCAACACGGGAAAATTAATTGTGGAAAGTGGGGCGCAAATATCAGCCGCTACTTTTAGTGAAGCTCAAGGTGGCAATTTGACTATTAATGCTGCTGAATCTGTAGAATTATTAGGTGTTTCCACTAGTGATTATTTAGCCAGTGGTTTGTACACAGCAGTGCAAGAATCAGCTAGTGGACAGGCGGGGAATTTAACAGTTAATACACAAAAGTTATTTATCCGTGATGGGGCGCAAATTTTTGCGGGTACTTCCGCCCAAGGAAATAGCGGGGATATAACTATTAATGCTAGTAGTTCTATCAATGTTAGTGGTATTTCCCCTATTTTTCAATTTGCAGGTGGAATATTCAGTAGTACAAATCTTGATTCCAAGGGTAATTCTGGAAATATCACTATTAATACTCAGAAATTAACTGTCCAAGATGGAGCAATCATTGCTGTTGAGACATTGGGTTTAGGTAAGGGAGGACTACTGACTATCAATAGCAGTGACTCTATAGAGTTATTAGGACAAGGGGCTTTGATTACATATGGAGAAAATGCGGCTAATCCCACACCATCATTTAGCACTATCTCTGCTGGCATTTTTAACAAAGATAATCCCAATGATGCGGGGAGTGTAGAAATTAATACGAATAAATTATTGATTCTTGGCGGTTCTCGTTTAAGGGTGGACAATGCGGGACGAGGTAAAGGTGGCAACCTGTTAGTAAGAGCGAATTCCATATTGCTGGATAATGGGGGAAATCCTGATCAGGATGCAGGGGGGATTTTAGCCACTACTAAGTCTGGTGAAGGTGGTGATATTACACTCCAGGCGAGAGATATTTTGTTGTTGCGTAATGGTAGCCGGATTACTACGGATGCTAAAGATGGTAGTGGTAACGGTGGCAATATCATAATTAATACGAATATATTGGTGGCTGCGGAAAATAGCGATATTACGGCGAATGCTATTCAGGGACGGGGTGGAAATATTGAAATCACTGCTAAAGGAATTTTTAATATTGAATTTCGTCCAGAATTGACTTTAAAAAGCGATATTACTGCTAGTTCTCAGTTTGGCTTGAGTGGAAATGTAGAAGTCAATACTTTAGCCGCCGATCCCAGTAAAGGAATTGTCGAGTTACCAGTTCAACCCAATGATGCTTCTGTATTAATTAAGCAAGGCTGTGGTGCGAAAAATCCTGAAAAATTCAGTCGGTTTGTAGTGACTGGACGGAGTGGACTACCACAAAATCCAGAGGTGGCTTTGGGTAGTGACACGATTTTGGAAGATGTGCAGACAGTTCCGATTCATAGTAGCAGCGATCGCACTTCATCTACTATTGTTTCTCAAAGTCCAGCTCCGAATTACCCTAATGAAATTATCGAAGCCCAAGGGTTAGTAGTCACCCCCCAAGGCAATATTCTGCTGACAACCCAAACACCAGTTACTACCTCTCATGGTTCCGTATTTACACCAGTGACTTGTCCGGCTCTGTAA